One Epinephelus lanceolatus isolate andai-2023 chromosome 10, ASM4190304v1, whole genome shotgun sequence genomic region harbors:
- the phc1 gene encoding polyhomeotic-like protein 1, with amino-acid sequence MDAGEDQNAGTTNGNPQTSGNSRAPQIAHMSLYERQAVQALQALQRQPNAAQYFQQLMLQQQINNAQLHNLAAVQQATLAASRQSNTPSNSMSQATTTVNLSTTSAGGTMTNPRPHGPATSATTTALNQSVLLGGNSAGQGQMYLRVNRSLRAPLASQLIFMPGGTATATVATVAQTQPQQQQQQQQQQQQQQQQHEVAPTTASAQSDSDQVQNLALHCVSSPRAVAVKSELPERKDVAGFPLGQQQQQQQTFAQTAQQQQVQPQQQQQMAKANFTQQSTTNTMTVKTVTPAASVAPSSTSSAALPLSQLLLSSSAAPVILVPTSNVPTTTQGYPIGSVTPKANINTQTLVVQPLQQASTTAEKGPVPIQPKTAQGHRVPVQLPPRHPPPILPAPPSNNQHNTPHIPVQLVGARQGLAGNTQAVALAQARGGTAQDSTAGGNVNAVSNNSAMIKPAIGSLKRKSDCDAPNEMATESSDSAPTKDSAPPLSPAPTKDSAPPVAAAFSSPPTLSLPLPLSRGGHGDKDRAPVPQAVVKPQVLTHLIEGFVIQEGAEPFPVAGLLKDRDFALVGRSENGAPLLKCEYCGSLAPATQFRGSKRFCSNTCAKRYNVSCSQHFKTSRRGSGSGLSPPPAPTESGARRRGPSRRSSSNITCNKISSRHLPVKCHSESSRSEDVSSDGEEDEDDSPSLSPSSSHSCSRADERSAPPSDSSAPGSLPLDGANFLSSTPAQWSVEEVCRFISSLQGCEELAAQFLSQEIDGQALLLLREDHLISTMNIKLGPALKICASINTLRE; translated from the exons ATGGATGCAGGTGAAGACCAAAACGCAGGCACTACCAATGGAAATCCTCAGACAAGTGGGAACTCTCGTGCACCCCAGATAGCCCACATGTCTCTATATGAAAGACAGGCTGTACAG GCTCTACAAGCACTTCAAAGACAGCCAAATGCAGCGCAGTACTTCCAGCAGCtcatgctgcagcagcagatcaACAATGCTCAACTCCACAACTTGGCTGCTGTGCAACAG GCCACGCTTGCAGCTAGTCGTCAATCCAATACCCCAAGTAACAGCATGTCCCAGGCAACCACCACT GTCAACCTAAGCACCACATCAGCGGGAGGTACCATGACCAATCCCCGTCCCCATGGCCCGGCCACctctgcaacaacaacagcacttAACCAGTCAGTGTTGCTGGGTGGAAACTCTGCAGGACAGGGACAGATGTATCTTAGG GTCAACCGCTCTCTCAGGGCTCCCCTTGCCTCTCAGCTCATCTTCATGCCTGGTGGTACAGCAACAGCTACTGTGGCAACAGTTGCCCAGacacagcctcagcagcagcagcagcagcagcaacaacaacaacaacaacagcagcagcatgaagtCGCTCCTACCACTGCCAGTGCACAGTCAGACAGTGATCAG GTGCAGAATCTGGCCCTGCACTGCGTTTCCAGTCCCAGAGCAGTAGCTGTCAAGTCTGAGCTTCCAGAGAGGAAAGATGTCGCCGGCTTTCCCCtcggacagcagcagcagcagcagcagactttCGCCCAGACAGCTCAGCAGCAGCAAGTGCAAccgcaacagcagcagcaaatggCCAAAGCCAACTTCACTCAGCAATCCACCACCAACACTATGACTGTAAAGACTGTTACTCCTGCTGCTTCTGTAGCtccttcctccacctcctctgcagcgctccctctctcccagctcctcctgtcctcctctgcTGCCCCTGTGATCCTGGTACCCACCTCAAATGTTCCTACCACCACCCAGGGCTACCCCATTGGCTCAGTGACCCCAAAAGCCAACATAAATACGCAGACTCTGGTGGTGCAGCCCCTACAACAGGCCAGCACTACTGCAGAGAAAGGACCTGTGCCAATACAGCCCAAGACAGCTCAGGGACACCGTGTACCTGTGCAGCTGCCTCCTCGACATCCACCTCCCATTCTCCCAGCACCACCCAGCAACAACCAGCACAATACTCCCCACATCCCTGTGCAGCTTGTGGGAGCCAGGCAGGGCTTAGCAGGAAACACACAGGCTGTGGCTCTGGCACAGGCACGAGGCGGCACGGCCCAGGATAGTACAGCTGGTGGGAATGTTAATGCCGTCTCCAACAACAGTGCTATG ATAAAACCTGCCATTGGCTCTCTGAAAAGAAAATCTGACTGTGATGCACCAAATGAGATGGCGACAGAATCTTCAGACTCTGCACCCACAAAAGATTCTGCTCCTCCCTTATCCCCTGCACCTACAAAGGACTCCG CTCCTCCTGTAGCAGCCGCCTTCTCATCTCCTCCCACCCTGTCCTTGCCTCTGCCCTTGTCAAGAGGCGGGCATGGGGACAAAGACAGAGCACCTGTTCCTCAGGCAGTGGTCAAACCTCAAGTCCTCACCCACCTAATAGAGGGCTTTGTCATACAGGAGGGAGCTGAGCCCTTCCCT GTTGCTGGACTCCTCAAAGACAGAGATTTCGCCCTGGTTGGCCGCTCAGAGAACGGAGCTCCAT TGTTAAAGTGTGAGTACTGTGGAAGCCTCGCCCCAGCCACCCAGTTCAGAGGATCAAAGAGGTTCTGCTCAAACACATGCGCTAAGAG ATATAACGTGAGCTGCAGCCAACACTTTAAGACAAGCAGAAGGGGGAGTGGTTCAGGGCTGTCACCACCTCCTGCTCCCACTGAGAGCGGCGCCAGGCGAAGGGGCCCCTCTCGCAGGAGCAGTTCTAATATCACCTGTAATAAAATATCAAGCAGGCACCTACCTGTTAAG TGTCACTCTGAGTCCAGTCGCTCAGAGGATGTATCCAGCGATGGGGAAGAAGACGAGGACGATTCTCCTTCGCTGTCCCCCAGCTCTTCACACTCCTGCTCAAGAGCCGATGAGCGCAGCGCTCCTCCCTCTGACAGTTCGGCTCCTGGCAGCCTCCCACTAGATGGGGCTAACTTTCTCTCATCGACTCCTGCTCAGTGGAGTGTGGAAGAAGTCTGCAGGTTTATCTCATCACTTCAAG GCTGTGAAGAGTTGGCCGCCCAGTTTCTGTCACAGGAAATAGACGGGCAGGCTCTGCTGCTCCTGCGAGAGGACCATCTCATCTCCACCATGAATATCAAGCTGGGTCCCGCTCTCAAGATCTGTGCCTCCATCAACACCCTGCGCGAGTGA
- the styk1b gene encoding tyrosine-protein kinase STYK1b — MSSVSEADFRCKHGDTICEIRVYEQEVIVVPILLLASFLVTLVFILLLRFCPEKVDRIRPQASKLTTRRVLHGIDAPPGLNALEHESIALDMPSSYSTFHPPNTYYSKNLSTAVDTPALPPNPPPQPYKPSFTPIVQPRELPRQRLPESFNLVTPLPAAFSLRSDTSVSLYRARMENRNVVLRVLNDSADATERHSFLGFASFLAQLGPHPFLPELLGVVSLRAPLVTVVEELENRDLLSYLWRCRQEHVDPPCEMTERRIFTMAKQVASALEFLHSKDLLHGNIRARSVLVSKEHTAKLWGLHGVYTRKNQGTTQRDDPSMKKWQAPELLARRPASQSSDIWSFGLLLFEMATLGEAPFAEIPVTELLQFHQRGKSLKKPSNCSNALYSLIKGCCQWKDQDRPTLAEVSRKLLSGEKSASDKVLKASGTINIEQYLQEAGYGEANSYTVF; from the exons ATGTCTTCAGTATCAGAGGCAGACTTCCGTTGCAAACATGGAGATACTATCTGTG AGATCCGTGTGTATGAGCAGGAGGTGATTGTTGTGCCCATCCTGCTGCTGGCCAGCTTCCTGGTCACCCTGGtcttcattttgctgctgcgctTTTGTCCGGAGAAAGTCGATCGCATCCGTCCACAGGCCTCAAAGCTGACCACCAGGAGAGTGCTGCATGGCATTGATG ctccaccaggTCTCAATGCCCTGGAGCATGAAAGCATTGCTCTGGACATGCCCAGTTCCTACTCCACCTTCCACCCCCCAAACACGTACTACTCCAAAAACCTCTCCACGGCTGTGGACACACCCGCGCTCCCACCCAACCCCCCGCCGCAGCCCTACAAGCCCAGTTTCACTCCCATCGTCCAGCCCAGAGAGCTGCCACGTCAGAGGCTGCCCGAGTCCTTCAACCTGGTCACCCCTCTGCCTGCTGCCTTCTCCCTGCGCTCCGACACCTCAGTGTCCCTCTACAGGGCCCGCATGGAGAACAGGAATGTGGTGCTGCGAGTCCTAAACG ACTCTGCTGAcgccacagagagacacagcttcCTGGGCTTTGCATCCTTCCTGGCCCAGCTGGGACCACACCCCTTCCTGCCAGAGCTTCTGGGTGTAGTCTCACTTCGAGCTCCTCTGGTTACAGTGGTGGAAGAGCTGGAGAACAGAGACCTGCTCAGCTACCTGTGGCGATGCAGACAG gaaCATGTGGATCCTCCATGTGAGATGACAGAGAGACGAATATTTACCATGGCCAAACAGGTGGCCTCAGCATTG GAGTTCCTTCACAGTAAAGACCTTCTCCACGGAAACATTCGTGCCCGCAGCGTGCTGGTCTCCAAGGAGCACACCGCCAAGCTTTGGGGCCTGCATGGTGTCTACACAAGGAAGAACCAGGGAACCACTCAGAGAGACGATCCCAGCATGAAGAAGTGGCAGGCACCAGAGCTGTTAGCCAGGAGACCTGCCAGTCAGAGCAGCGACAT CTGGTCGTTTGGCCTCTTACTGTTTGAAATGGCAACACTGG GTGAAGCTCCATTTGCAGAAATCCCAGTTACTGAGCTTCTTCAGTTTCACCAACGAGGGAAAAGTTTGAAAAAACCCTCCAACTGCTCCAACGCACT ATACTCCCTCATTAAGGGCTGTTGCCAGTGGAAGGATCAGGATCGACCCACGCTGGCTGAGGTGAGCCGGAAGCTCCTCTCAGGAGAGAAAAGTGCCTCTGACAAAGTCCTCAAGGCGTCCGGGACAATTAACATTGAGCAATACCTGCAGGAGGCAGGATACGGGGAAGCCAACAGCTACACTGTTTTCTGA